A window from Vulpes vulpes isolate BD-2025 chromosome 9, VulVul3, whole genome shotgun sequence encodes these proteins:
- the RTP3 gene encoding receptor-transporting protein 3, with the protein MDQDMEVWKQIFQELIQEVKPWHKWTLRVDKDLLPNSLNLGWSQYQQWGFARFQCSLCSRSWASAQVHVLFHMHKSEGKPSGEVKMRVFAQRCRNCDQSPFEFPEFTKENISRILNNLVFRILKKCYRERVKSMEEIPVIKETTLEGPHDKNNCEACLQGYCAQGGLREAMQSPVSLTLPAISSPALETNIPMPSPIRSGTTMDAVKGNAGADKSKALLLPWGSGLTQNAILPTHWSPRANTHYGMERRAQVGTSSEVLYSHIPQNPRYRNLNACYCFLLLIIVVVVIVETVQWTLT; encoded by the exons ATGGATCAGGACATGGAGGTATGGAAGCAAATATTCCAGGAATTAATTCAGGAAGTGAAGCCATGGCACAAATGGACCCTGAGAGTAGACAAAGACCTTCTTCCCAACAGCCTGAACCTGGGATGGTCACAGTACCAGCAGTGGGGCTTTGCCAG GTTCCAATGCTCCTTGTGCTCTCGAAGTTGGGCCTCTGCTCAAGTGCATGTCCTTTTCCACATGCACAAGAGTGAGGGGAAGCCCAGCGGCGAAGTGAAGATGAGAGTCTTTGCCCAGAGATGTCGGAACTGCGATCAGTCTCCATTTGAGTTTCCCGAGTTCACAAAAGAGAACATCTCAAGGATCCTGAACAACCTGGTGTTCCGAATCCTGAAGAAATGCTACAGAGAAAGAGTTAAGTCAATGGAAGAGATTCCCGTGATCAAGGAAACCACTCTTGAAGGGCCACACGACAAGAACAACTGCGAGGCGTGTCTGCAGGGCTATTGTGCTCAGGGTGGGTTACGTGAGGCCATGCAGTCGCCAGTGTCGCTGACACTTCCTGCCATAAGCTCACCTGCTCTTGAGACAAACATTCCCATGCCCTCTCCCATAAGGAGTGGCACCACCATGGACGCCGTGAAGGGGAACGCCGGGGCCGACAAGAGCAAGGCTTTACTCCTACCCTGGGGTTCTGGGCTCACACAGAATGCGATCCTCCCCACCCACTGGAGCCCGAGAGCAAACACCCACTATGGCATGGAGAGGAGAGCCCAGGTCGGCACCTCAAGTGAGGTGCTTTATTCTCACATACCCCAGAATCCCAGGTACAGGAATTTGAATGCTTGCTACTGTTTTCTCCTTCTGATCATTGTAGTGGTGGTTATCGTAGAAACCGTTCAGTGGACCTTAACATGA